The genomic interval CCACTGGGCAGCTATGCTCGGGAGCTGGCGGCCGCCGGGCGCCTCTACGAACCAGCCGAGTGCTTCCTGCTCAGCGTGTCGGTGGCTGTCGGCCCCGGGGCCACCCCGCCCGGCGCCCCTGCCCGGCCAGCGCCCGCGCCTCGCAGCCCGGGACCCACGGTGCGCAAGTTCGCCAAAGTGGCGCTGGCGGCCGGCAGCCCAGCACGGCCGCCCCCCGCGCGGGGCCGCGAACCCGACATGGAGACGTTGATCCTGACGCCGCCGCCCGGCACTGCGGGCCTAGACCAGGACGGCGAGGCGGGCCGGCGAGCACGCGAGGTGGCCTTCATTCACATTCAGCGAGAGCTGCGGCTGCGCGGCGTCTTCCTGCGCCACGAGTTCCCGCGCGTCTACGAGCAGCTCTGCGAGTTTGTGGAAGCCAACCGGCGCTTCACGCCCACCACCATCTACCCCACGGACCGGCGCACCGGCCGCCCCTTCATGTGCATGATCATGGCTGCGTCCGAGCCGCGCGCGCTCGACTGGGTGGCCAGCGCGAACCTCTTGGACGACATCATGTGAGCCGCGCTGGAGCGTCCACCCAGGGCCCACCCACCCTGAACCCCATCAGGTCCACCCAAGCCCCACCCGGTCCACCAGGCCCCGCCCACATCGCCGCAAGCTCCGCCCCGTCGCGGTCTGCCGAAGCGCCGCCTTTCCCCTCTTTCCGGCCGCAACCCTCCCAGTCCCGCCGGGCTCCCTCTCTCCCAGTTCGCCCTCGGGGCTCCCTAGAGGCAGGTCCTCGGCCGCTCGGTGCTCCCCGCTGGGAGGCGGGGTGGGTCTGAGGACCAGCCCGCCCTGCCTTTGCGCGGAGGGGTCACTACTGCAGACCCGACCGCGCGTATGCGACTCATCCGTCTACTCCCCATCTGCAGGGCCCCCCTGGAGCCTCTCCAACCGTGGCTCGCCGTGGTCCAGGAGCCCGAGTTGACCAAAGCCTAGTCCTGTCCCTTTaaacaccccctccccacccgctTCCTGTGGTCTGGGATGCACCCTGCTCAGAGGCTTTTCCTCTCTAGAGGACAGACACGCTAATTGGTCTCGGTGTGTCCGCATCCCGAGCACTTCCTGGCCTGGTGGGCAGGCAGGGCCGGCGGGGACCTGCGTGGGGCCCTCGCCCCTACTGGGTCGGACCTCGATACACTGACGGCGCTGCCCGCCGGGCCGCAGGGGTTGGGGCAAGCAGCAGTGAAGGGGtactaggggtgggggtgggggcatccTCAACCAAGGCACAAGACACCTAGCCAGAGGGAGGAGGTCCTGGGCCCGGGTCCGGGAAGCAGAGGGGAGGGGCGCTGGCCAGAGCTCAGACCCGGCAGGGCGTGGGTTGGGCTGCCTGCTCCCACCTGGTCGATGGCCCCAGGCGTGCGCCAGAGCAGCCCTAACCTCACGGGCGGGAGCAGGTGCAGAGGCTGGGTGAACGCGAGCGGCCCAGGAGGCCCTCCAGCTGGGACCCTATCAGTAGTCCTAGTGAGGACCGAGGAGGAGGTTCGTCCCGTCTGGAGCAGGGGCGGGAGCGAGCTACTTCCACAGGGCGGCGTGAAGGGCGCAACTGCGCGAAGGCCCGCGCTCTAGCTCGCTCTGGCCCCGCCTTGTGGTGCGGGATGGACGCTCGAGGCTGGCGTGGACGGTCCAGTCCGTTATCTCCGCTCTCGTCGGGGGCTGCCCGCTGAGAGCGAGGCCCGGCGCCCAGAAGGGCCCTCCTGAAGCCCCAGGCCCCCGTCAGGGCCAGGTGGTGGGAGGCATCGATTCAATTAAACTGTGgggccccacctcccacctccgaTCGCTGCCCTCACCCCCGCCCGCGCACCCGCGCCCATCTCCTCTCgttccttctccacctgcctgcgCGCCTGCCTCGGCTCCGCGCATTCGCACCGGCCACGCGCCCCGCTTAGCCCCTCCCGCCTTCGCGGCCTCACAAACTGGCCGCGGCACCCCCTGCCCAGGGGCCTCCGCCTTCGGCCCTACGCGCCGCCCAGGAAGGACCCTGGACTGGGGTTACTTCCAGAGGGGGAGCGCTTTCGAACCAAGGAAAATATAACTCGAATGTAGCCACTGCTGCCTCGTTTTTTGTTCGGAGTGGGTGCGACGTTCAAGATTTTCGGAGCCGTGGGGGGCGGGCCTTCGGAAACAGCGGTGGGAAACCACTGAACAACGTGGAGTGGGAGGCCGGAGAGAGGCGGGCTCGGACTCGGCGGGGACGGGGCCGGGAGGCCGCGGGACTCGGCGGGGACGGGGCCGGGAGGCCGGAGAGAGGCGGGCTCGGACTCGGCGGGGACGGGGCCGGGAGGCCGCGGGACTCGGCGGGGACGGGGCCGGGAGGCCGCGGGACTCGGCGCGGACGGGGCCGGGAGGCCGCGGGACTCGGCGCGGACGGGGCCGGGAGGCCGCGGGACTCGGCGGGGACGGGGCCGGGAGGCCGCGGGACTCGGCGCGGACGGGGCCGGGAGGCCGCGGGACTCGGCGGGGACGGGGCCGGGAGGCCGTGGTACTCGGTGGGGACGGGGCCGGGAGGCCGCGGGACTCGGCGCGGACGGGGCCGGGAGGCCGCGGGACTCGGCGCGGACGGGGCCGGGAGGCCGCGGGACAGCATGGGGAGTACCCGGGCGGGAGGCCCTCAGATACACTGCGAGGACCCGGGCGGAAGCCGAGGGCAGCGCGCATGGTCTGCGGAGGGAGTCAGGGCCAGCGCGCGCCCCCTGCGCCTCGTGGGCCGCCCAGTCCCCCAGAGGGGCCCGTCAGCCGCCCCCGACCCGCGCGCAGGGGCTTCTCCGTGGGCTGAAAGGAACCCACGCCCACTCCTCGCTCCTTGTTCCCCTTTAAGGGGAGCTGGCGCGGTCACCGCGCTGCAAGGAGCTGGGCCGCGATTGGTTCGTCTGTGCCGCCGGTCGGCCGCACGGTTGGCTGAGGCGCTGGGCCCGAGCAGCATGCCCCCGCGGGATTGGCCAGCAGcctccaggccccgccccgccgcggtCCGCGCAGCCAGGGGTCGCGTGGGGCAGGGCCGCGGGCCGTAGGGCGAGCGCGCTCCGGGAACATGGCGGCGGCGGGCCTCGCCCAGATCCCCGACGTGGACATCGACTCCGACGGCGTCTTCAAGTATGTGCTGATTCGAGTCTATGCGGCGCCGCCCTCCGGGGACCCGGCCGGGGAGACCAAAGAGATCGTGCGCGGCTACAAGTGGGCCGAGTACCACGGTGAGGGCGGGgcggcgggccgggggcggggcctcgggcgCTGTGGGCGGGGCCAGCGCGGCTGGAGCGGGTCGAGGGCGGGGCGGGGTTAGGTAGACTGTGCCGGGTCTCCTCGCCGCCCGGCTTGCGAGGCAGGGAGGCATCCAGACTGTCCTGGAGACGAGGGGCTGCCGTGGCCCGACCCCCACTCCTAGTCCAGGGCCTCTGCCCGGGcgcaccctctcctcccttttctccGGTCCAGAAGGTCTCCtgtcctgggggcgggggctgcgggGGGAGGGCCTCAGACCCCCTCCGCCCTGGCTGGTGCTGAGCTCCCCTCCCATTCCAGCCGACATCTACGACAAGGTATCAGGCGAGATACAGAAGAAGGGCTATGACTGCGAGTGCCTGGGGGGCGGGCGCATTTCCCACCAGAGCCAGGACAGGAAGATCCACGTGTACGGCTACTCCATGGTGAGCCCGCAGCTGGGGACCCCAGTCCTGGCTGGGGAACACCCGGCCCTTCTCGCCGACAGAACCCTGCCTCCAGGGACCGCAGCCTCCCAGTTTCCACGCGGCATGACCCAGGAAAcacagggggagggagggagccacTGCTTGCCCGCAGTGGGCTGTGTGCTATTCCTGCCCCGAAGGCCTGGCCAGGCCTCTGTCCTCCAGCGCTTGGAGGCTGCCAGCGCTGCGTTGGAGCTCGGATGCCTGCCTCTCCCTTCACTGCTCTGCCTGCAGGGTCACAGGGCACCCAGAGCCGGCTCGGCCTCTAGCTGGAGGGCCCTCCCTCCAGGTCGGCTCACTCTGGAGGCTACACTTCCCCAGGAGAGTGGCTTGAGTGGCTAGGGGGATGACAGCCTCCCCGCCTGGCTCTTGGTGTCCCTGCTGCCTGGGGGCCCCCGGAGCCAGGACCTGGTGTGTGAGAGCCACCTCCTTCCCTCAGGGTTATGGTCGCGCCCAGCACTCTGTCTCCACTGAGAAGATCAAAGCCAAGTATCCAGACTACGAAGTCACGTGGGCTGACGACGGCTACTGAGGCCCACTGAGGCCCACTCGAGGCCCGCTCCGTCCAGCAGCCCACTCAGAACTCCACCCTGAAGGCCCCTCCCAAGGGGCCGGACTGCACCCCCGGGCACTTTGCCACCCTGGCCAGGTCTCGGGGCCTGGGGCTCCCTCTCGGGAGAATTAAAAGCACCGTCAGCTCTGCTGCTCTGTGAGCGCTGTGTGCTTGGCGTCTCTGTTCTCAGCGCACCTCGCTGTACTTCCAGCTGGTGTGGGTGGGTGGCCAAGAGCTGGAGGCTGCCCCTCACCCAACCTGCCCCAggggcccagggaggggcagggcacACTCAGCCCTTTGGGGTCTGATAAGGGGGCCCTGGCCGCTGCCCCCGTTTATGGCCTGATTGCTTCTCCATGCACCTGCTGTCCCCACAGTCATCTGGGAAGAGGCCTGACAAGCCGTTACGCAAGGAGCTAGGGCCAAGTCCCTCCAGCCTGCGGAGGCGGGCCCCTCCTGGTATGGGGAGGGCACCAGCAACCACCACCTCGGCCGCTGCTGACTGAGGTCTCGAGTAGGGTGGTCTGTGGCCCCTCGACTCCAGAATCGGGGCCGCTGCCTCAGACTCCTGCTTCAAGTAAACCGGGTGTCAGGCGTGGAGCCCCTCTCCCAGGACCCTTCTCCTGGCGCTGTGGGGAGCAGAGGCCTCCATCACGCTGCACCCGCCTCCTCTGGACTCCAGGGCCCTCACAGGAGCCTTTCCACAGAGGTGCCATTGTTAcacttttaaagatgaggaaacaggctcaggtTAGACAAGCTCCCAAGGCCGGACGGTGATAAACTGGGCAGCGCCTGGCTCCAGGTCCTCCGCTGAGGTCAGTGCCACGAGGCCCAGAGCCCCTCGGCTCCTCTGGACCCTGTGCCTGGCCGCGCCCAGCCCACACCACACGGCTCAGACACTTGTTGATGAGAAAACAGTCATCGTTTTTAAGCAAGCAAGCGAAGAGGAGCCCACAGGCTGAGTTACGGGGAGGGATGACGTTCCTGGTTGCCAGGGTTGCCCCCTCCCCGTGCAGGGAACTCAAGCCAGGTGCACAGTTTGCACAAGCTGAGTTCCTGCCCGGCTGAGTTGAACTCTGCGGGACCAGGGGCCCCAGGAGGAGCAGCTGAGGCCTGTGCCACTCGGCCCTGTCTCCAGCGGGGCCTCCACCAGACGGCTGGGCCGCAGTGGGCACCACGGCTGAGGCCCGACCTTTGGCCAAAAGGGGGCCGGGCAGATGGGAGCCCCCCGGGCTGGGGCCTCTCCTGGATGCACTTACAGCCAGGTGATCATCCTTGTCAGCGCGGGGTGGGGCCAGCGGTGCAGATACAGGGGCTGAGCCGGGCCCACTGCAGATACAGAAAGGCCTGAGCCGGGCCCGCGGTCAGAGCAGAGTCGGCCTGCGGGGCCTCGGGCTGACAGCCAGGCAGAGTCCCCACCAGGCTGGCCAGGGcacacagcaccccaggcctctctgcctcAGGCCTGACCATGCCGCTGTGCGGCCACCTCCTGCCCGCAGTGGTCATGCTCCTGGGTGAGTCGCCGTGCCCGGCTCCTGAAGCAGGACCGTCCGGGGGCCCGGCCGCTGGGTGTGCAGGGAAGGAGGGACGTGGGCCCGGGACGGCCTGCAGTGGGGATGCTGAGTGAGCCCTCAGGGTCCTGGGGACGGCCTCGCTGGGGTAGGGATCCGAGTCCAGCCCGCGCTGGGTGCAGGCTGGGGGACCTGGGCCGCAGACCCTCCTGAGTTGCGCTGGGCTCCGGTCCTCCCCGGGGAGGGACCTGCATCGGTGATGCTTGGCCCCTCGCACACCCAGGCACCCCATCCTGACAGCCAGCCTCTCCAGGGCCGGACATGCCCTCCTGGGCCCTGACAGGGACCCCCGGGGGCAGTTCTCCGTGGGTTTCTGGCCCCCTCCCTGCACAGTCTCTTGGCCTGGTGCCCAAATGTCCCAGGATGCCTGACTCGGGGGTCTCTGGGCTGAGGAACAGTGGGGCCTCCCTACCCCTGGCCACCTGGCTGTCTCTGCTGGCAGCAGGGTCCTCCGGCTGGGCCTGGGTCCCCAACCACTGCAGGACCCCCCGTGAGGCCGAGTGCAACTTCGTGTGTGACTGCAGGGGCTGCCCCGACGAGGCGCAGTGCGGTGAGCCGGGGCCGGGGGCAGCAGCGGGGCCGCCCTCGCAGCCGCCCCCCCTGACCCCCTGCCCCCCCAGGTTACCATGGGGTCTCGCCCAGCCTGGGCGCCCCCTTCACCTGTGACTTCGAGCGGGACTCCTGCGGCTGGCAGGACATCAGCACCGCGGGCTACCGCTGGCTCCGAGACCGCGCAGGGGCCTCGCCGCAGGGGCCGCGGCTGCGCTCGGACCACACTCTGGGCACCGACCTCGGTGAGGCCTGGGCGGGGCTCCACGCTGTCCCCAGCCCTCTgtgcctcccaccccatctcctgACCTCTCGGCTGACTAGGCTGGTATGTGGCAGTCGGCACACACCGCGGGAGGGAGACGGCCACCGCGGCCCTGCGCTCCCCTGTCCTGCACGAGGCCGCCCCCACCTGCGAGCTCAGGCTCTGGTACCACGCGGCCTCAGGAGGTGTGCACCCTGTACCCTGCGACCCAGGCCAGGTGGCCTGAGACAAGGGGCACAGAGATGGGAAGGCGCCCCCAGGGTGGGCAGGGGTCCTGGGGTGGACACAGCCACGGGCCTGGGGGAGGCCTGGGGCCTGAGCTGCCCCCGGACCCCTCACTGCAGATGTGGCTGAGCTGCGGCTGGAGCTGACCCATGGTGCAGAGACGCTGACCCTGTGGCGgagcccagggccctggggccCAGACTGGCAGGAGCTGGTGGTGCCCACTGGCCGCATCCGGGGTGCCTTCAGGGTGAGATGGGCACTCTGGACGGTGGGGATGGCGGGGAGGGTCTGGGCCCTGACTTAGGGACCTCACTCTCTCCAGGTGACCTTCTCTGCCACACGAAATGCCACCCACAGGGGCACTGTGGCCTTGGACGACGTGGCCTTCTGGCGCTGCGGGCTGCCCAGTAAGGTCCCCCGGCCGTGGGCTCACCCCTGGAGCGGGGAGGGGGTCAGCAGGAGGCCCTGGTCAGTGGCCCCGCCCAGGGACTTGGGGCGGGTGATGGGTTaaccctgcccccagcctcccaggcGCACTGCCCCCTGGGGCACCACCGTTGCCGGAACGAGGCTTGTGTGGAGCACCCCCAGCTGTGTGACGGGGAAGACAACTGTGGGGACCGCTCGGACGAGGACGCGGCCCTCTGCAGTGAGTGGGACCGGGGGCTGGCCTTTGGCACCATCCCTTGGGGGCTGAGACAGCTGATGTCTGCCAGAGCTGGGGCCATGAGCACAGGCCTGGGCGGCGGGGGGGCCAGGCAGGAGGCCCCGCTCAACAGCCGGAGCCCCCTTGCCCCCCAGGACACTATGTAGCCACCGATTTTGAGATGGGCCTCGGCCTGTGGAACCACTCAGAGGGCTGGACCCGGAACCGCAGTGCCGGCAGCCCCGGGCTCCCCGCCTGGCCACGCGGTGACCACACGTGGAACAGCGCGCAGGGTGAGGCCCAGggacccccgccccacccctggaCCCCCGCCCCACCAGCCACCCCAGCCCACGCCTGCCATctccccaggctccttcctcGCGTCCGTGGCTGAGCCCAGCGCCCCAGCAGTCCTCTCCAGCCCCAAGTTCCAAGCCTCAGCCCCCCACAACTGCTCGGTGAGTGGGTGGGAGTCGCAGGGCGCGGGCCCTGCCTGCCCCGGCCCTGCGGCTGTCCGCTGACTGTGCTCGGCCCCTCCCAGCTCGTCTTCTATCACTACTTGCATGGGTCAGAGGCTGGCTGCCTCCAGGTGTTCCTGCAGACGGCGAGCCCTGCGGCCCCCCAGACCCCCATCCTGCTGCGCAGGCGCCACGGGGAGCTGGGGGCAGCCTGGGTCCGAGACCGTGTTGACATCCAGAGCAGGCACCCCTTTTGGGTAAGGCTGGCGAGGGCAGCATCGTGTGCGGAGGGCCGGGGCCCCTCAGGGAGCCCCATGTGGGCCCCTCCACCGTCTCAGGAGGAGGGCAGGCCAGAGGACGGGAGGGCTCCCTGCAGAGATGCCCTCTGAAGGGCTGGGTGTCCAGCAAGAGCCAAGGATGAGGTGTGGATTCTGGGGAGAGGATTCGGGGGCAGACCAGCCTGGGGATCACAGCGGGGTGCTGGGGCACCCCGACCCCGTCTGTCCCCAGATCCTCTTGGCTGGGCAGACAGGCCCAGGGGGCGTCGTGGGCCTGGACGACCTCATCCTGTCTGACCACTGCAAGCCAGTCCCAGGTGAGCCTGCTGGGCCCTCCCACCCCGTCCCACCCCGGGAGAAGCACAGCCCCCGCCAGCCCACCTGACCCCCGCGCCGGCCCACAGAGCTGGCCAGTCCACCTCCAGGGTGCTGGGCCCCAGGCCCCTGGCCCCAGCCATCCAGCCTGCGGCCTCGGAGCTTCTGCGAGCCCGGACACTTCTTCTGTGGGGACCTGTGTGTCCCCCCAGAGCAGCTGTGTGACTTCCAGCAGCAGTGCCCGGGGGGCGAGGACGAGCAGCAGTGCGGTGAGCGGGCCAGgggcctcccctcccttcccccggCCTCCCCTCTGGGAGTGGCTGGCGAGGCCCAGGCCCACTCATGCCCCCTGCCCTTGCAGGCACCACGGACTTCGAGTCACCCTCCGGCGGGGGCTGGGAAGACGCCAGCGTGGGGCGGCTGCAGTGGGCGCGCCTCCCAGCCCCGGACAGAGGGGGGCCCGGCCCGGATGCCCGCAGGGCTGCTGGTGAGGCTCCGCCCGGGGTGGCCTGAGGCCTGCCTTCCAGCTGCCCCCTCTCCCTAGGGAGGGCTCTGGGTCGGGGTCCCTGGGAGGAACCGGCTCTGGGGGCCTGCTCTCCCCAGGGCACTTCCTGGCcgtgcagagggcctgggggcaGCTGGCCGAGGAGGCCCGGGTGCTCACACCCACCCTCGGCCCCTCGGGCCCCCACTGCGAGCTCCGCCTGGTTTACTATCTTCAGAGTCACCCCCAAGGTACCACCATCCCTTCGCACCCTCTGCCCCGTCCTGGGGTGGGGAGTCGGAGCCCCCGGgcgaggggcaggggcaggacgGGCCGCCCACAGTGACCCCTCGCCAGGCTTCCTGGAGCTGGTTGTGGTGGAGGGCAGCCACCGCGAGCTGGTGTGGCAGGCCCTAGGCAGCACCGCTGGGGCCTGGAAGGTGGACAGGGTCCTTCTCGGGGCTCGCCGCCGGCCGTTCCGGGTGAGGAGAGCAGCCTGGGGCGGAGAGGGGCCCCCGCGGGGCCAGCCCTGGCTGACAGCCTCCTCCTTCGTGCCCTGTGAAGCTGGAGTTGGTCGGGCTGGTGGACGTGGACGGCCCCGGGCAGCAGAGCGCAGGGGTGGACGACGTGACCCTGATGGGCTGCAGCCCCACAGCAGCCACTGAGGAAGACTCAGGTGCTTCCCCTGGGTGCTTGGCCCCCCACccagtcctcctccaggggcccccACGAGCCCCCTCTCTAGGAGCCAGTCTCCCCCAGCCTCTCGGCACTCGGGAGGGGTGTCGGGGGTGCTGACCCGCCTCTGCCCGCCCCCAGAAGTCTCCTGTAACTTTGAGCGGGGAGCCTGCGGCTGGCACACCGACCACCTCACAGATGCCCACTGGCACCGGGTGGAGAGCCGTGGCCCAAGGTACGACCACACCACGGGCCAAGGTAAGGTGGGGTGCCTGGGGGGCGGCTGCTAGACCTCAACtcccaggggcagaggggagggcagggctgagCCCTGCAGCCTGGGGCCCCGCAGCCCAGCCCCTTGTGCCCCCGCAGGTCACTTCGTGCTCCTGGACCCTACGGATCCCCCGGCCCGGGGCCCCGCTGCCCACCTGCTCACCCAGCCTCGGGTGCCCTCAGCCCCTCAGGAGTGCCTCTCCTTCTGGTTCCACCTCTTCGGGCCCCAAATCGGTGAGGCCCGTAGCTGGGCAGGGCCTCAGGGAAGCCTCACAGGGGCCCCGAGTCCTGCCTCTTGCTCCCTCGGGGGTCCCGGGAGTGGATGAGAGGCAGGGGTTAAGGCCTCGTCCCCTCTCAACCCCCTCCCTCTAGGGACCCTGCGCCTGGTGATGAGGCGAGAAGGGGAGGCAGAAACACACTTGTGGTCGCGGTCTGGCACCCATGGCAACCGCTGGCACGAAGCCTGGGCCACCCTCCACCACCAGCCGGACACGGGCGCCAAGTACCAGGTGAGGCCCAGGGCGCGGGCGCGGTGGGCGAGGCAAGGCCGGCCACTGACCCCTCTCTGCCCCCCAGCTGCTGTTTGAGGGCCTCCGGGACGGGTACCACGGCAGCATGGCGCTGGACGATGTGACCCTCCGACCCGGGCCCTGCTGGGCCCCCAGGCGCTGCTCCTTCGAGGACTCGGCCTGTGGCTTCTCCGTGGGGGGCCGGGGCCTCTGGACACGCCAGGCTAACGCCTCGTGGGGGCCCCATGCTGACCACACCACGGAGACAGCTCAGGGTGCCTGCTGGGGTGGGGCAGTGGGCAGACAGGTGGGGCGGGGAGAGCGGGGTGGCGGCCAGCGGGCTGACCCTGCCACCCCCCAGGGCACTACATGGTCGTGGACACGAGCCCGCAGGCCCTGCCCCGTGGCCACGCGGCCTTGCTGACCTCGGAGGAGCAGCGGCCCCTGGTGCAGCCTACCTGCCTGAGCTTCTGGTACCACCTGAGCCTCCGCAACCCAGGTGAGGGGTTGCTGGGAGCCGGGGCCGTGGGGTCCCCTCAGGAGGCCCTTGGGAGCCCCCCCCACCGCAGGGCCCGAGCTGGCAGCCCCCGCCGCGCTGATGGGGCTGGCTGCTCGACGGCAGGCACTCTGAGGGTCCAcgtggaggaggctggcaggcagcAAGTACTCAGCGTCAGCTCCCATGGAGGGGCCACCTGGCGCCTGGGGAGCGTGGACCTGCAGGCCAGGCAGGCCTGGAGGGTAAGCGGAGCGGGGGCCCTCCTTACCCCAAGGGCTGTCCAGGGCACAGCAGGCACGACCTCCGCCCGGTGCCCCCCAGGTGGTGTTCGAGGCAGTGGCCGCTGGTGTGGAGCGCTCCTACATGGCTCTGGACGACCTGCTCCTCCAGGACgggccctgccccctcccaggtGGGCGTCTGTGGCCTGGCTCCTGGTGGTCCCGGCTCCCTGCCACCCTACAACGCCCGGCCTGACCGCCATGCCCCGCGGCAGTGGTGCCCCAGGGGTGGAGGGCGCGGGGCAGCACCCTCACAGCCAGCCCCTTGCAGCTTCCTGTGACTTCGAGGCTGGTCTGTGTGGCTGGAACCACGTGCCCAGGCCCGGCCTGGGCGGGTACAGCTGGGACTGGAGCAGCGGAGCCTCGCCCTCCCGCTACCCGCAGCCCCCCGTGGACCACACGTTGGGCACAGAGGCAGGTGGGTCCGAGGCGGGAAGGGGCCCCAGAGCCACGCACGCCTCACCCCAGCCTGGCCCACCCAGCACCCAGAGGGGTCAGAGGCCGCAGGTCAGGGTGCCAGCTCCATCGGGTCTGTCAGGCACCCCCCTTCTCGTTTCCAGGCCACTTTGCCCTCTTTGAGACCAGCATGCTGGGCCCGGGGGGCCGAGCGGCCGGGCTCATCAGCCAGCCTCTGCCCCCCACCGCGGCCTCTTGCCTGCGGTTCTGGTACCACGTGGGCTTCCCGGAGCACTTCTGTGAGTGGGCCAGAGccccggggcggggccgggggcacGGGGGCCACCCCATTCTGCCTGACCATCCTGACACCCTGCTCCCAGACCAGGGCGAGCTGAGGGTCGTCCTGAGCAGTGCGCAGGGGCAGCTGGCCGTGTGGGGCGCGGGTGGGCGCCGCCGGCACCAGTGGCTGGAGGGCCAGGTGGACGTGGCCAGCGCCGCGGAGTTCCAGGTGAGGTGGGCGCGCTGACCCGGGAGGCTTCGGGCGGCTCTGGCCCCCTCCCCGGCCCACgcagcctcctctccctcccgtCAGATTGTGTTTGAAGCCACGCTGGGTGGCCAGCCGGCCTTGGGGCCCATCGCCCTGGATGACGTTGAGTATCTGGCTGGGCAGCGGTGCCAGCTGCCCATACCCAGCCAGGGTAAGCCCTGCCCAGGTGGCCGGCTCTGCTCCAGGGCAGGGCCTCTGCCAGCcccaggggcgggggtgggggtcacGCCCTTGCCTGAGGGACCAGGAGAGCCACAGGCCGGCTGCCCTCGCTGCAGGGCCCCAGCCTGGGGCTGGGCCGTCCTGGGTCTCTGGGCCCCCGGGCGCAGGGTGCCCCCGCCTCTGCCCACGGTGCTCCAGCTCCCAATCAGGCCAGAGACCGTGGGCCCCCTCCTGCTGAGGCACGCGCCTGTGGCTGACTTCACAATAAAGGGAGCTCCAGCCTGGGGCCGTGACCCCTGGATCTGCAGCCCCCTGTCCGCCAGGGCCCAGCCTCAGCCCGTGACCGGTGACTTCAGAGGGGACCTGGAAACCCCAGGCCGTG from Budorcas taxicolor isolate Tak-1 chromosome 11, Takin1.1, whole genome shotgun sequence carries:
- the PHPT1 gene encoding 14 kDa phosphohistidine phosphatase, which produces MAAAGLAQIPDVDIDSDGVFKYVLIRVYAAPPSGDPAGETKEIVRGYKWAEYHADIYDKVSGEIQKKGYDCECLGGGRISHQSQDRKIHVYGYSMGYGRAQHSVSTEKIKAKYPDYEVTWADDGY
- the MAMDC4 gene encoding apical endosomal glycoprotein, translating into MPLCGHLLPAVVMLLAGSSGWAWVPNHCRTPREAECNFVCDCRGCPDEAQCGYHGVSPSLGAPFTCDFERDSCGWQDISTAGYRWLRDRAGASPQGPRLRSDHTLGTDLGWYVAVGTHRGRETATAALRSPVLHEAAPTCELRLWYHAASGDVAELRLELTHGAETLTLWRSPGPWGPDWQELVVPTGRIRGAFRVTFSATRNATHRGTVALDDVAFWRCGLPTSQAHCPLGHHRCRNEACVEHPQLCDGEDNCGDRSDEDAALCRHYVATDFEMGLGLWNHSEGWTRNRSAGSPGLPAWPRGDHTWNSAQGSFLASVAEPSAPAVLSSPKFQASAPHNCSLVFYHYLHGSEAGCLQVFLQTASPAAPQTPILLRRRHGELGAAWVRDRVDIQSRHPFWILLAGQTGPGGVVGLDDLILSDHCKPVPELASPPPGCWAPGPWPQPSSLRPRSFCEPGHFFCGDLCVPPEQLCDFQQQCPGGEDEQQCGTTDFESPSGGGWEDASVGRLQWARLPAPDRGGPGPDARRAAGHFLAVQRAWGQLAEEARVLTPTLGPSGPHCELRLVYYLQSHPQEVSCNFERGACGWHTDHLTDAHWHRVESRGPRYDHTTGQGHFVLLDPTDPPARGPAAHLLTQPRVPSAPQECLSFWFHLFGPQIGTLRLVMRREGEAETHLWSRSGTHGNRWHEAWATLHHQPDTGAKYQLLFEGLRDGYHGSMALDDVTLRPGPCWAPRRCSFEDSACGFSVGGRGLWTRQANASWGPHADHTTETAQGHYMVVDTSPQALPRGHAALLTSEEQRPLVQPTCLSFWYHLSLRNPGTLRVHVEEAGRQQVLSVSSHGGATWRLGSVDLQARQAWRVVFEAVAAGVERSYMALDDLLLQDGPCPLPASCDFEAGLCGWNHVPRPGLGGYSWDWSSGASPSRYPQPPVDHTLGTEAGHFALFETSMLGPGGRAAGLISQPLPPTAASCLRFWYHVGFPEHFYQGELRVVLSSAQGQLAVWGAGGRRRHQWLEGQVDVASAAEFQIVFEATLGGQPALGPIALDDVEYLAGQRCQLPIPSQGDGAAAAAVPAAVGGALLLLLLLLLGVAGRRWLQKAGCPSRGEVDAMAPGFENILFSADRVTLPASVTNDQ